The DNA region CCCCATGAACGGGATCGCGATTTGCGGCAGTTGCGCATGCCAGACCCGCGCGAACGACGCCTCGTCCTTGCGGTCGAGATGATCGGGGAACGGCAGCTCGCCGGAGACCGGCATCAGCAGCACCGGGTATTTGTCGAAGAAGGCGAACCATTCGCGGGTCAATGTCGCGCGGCGCGCCAGCGCCTGCGACAGGTCGAACGGATGCACGCGCGGGCCGACGCCACGCAGGCAGGCCAGCGCGCCGGGATCGCCCTCGCGTTCGGCGAAGGCCAACTGCGCCTCATAGCCGTCGCCGAGCCAGAGCCTGGTCTGGATCTCGGCGGCCTCGCGCAGCGATGGCGTGTCTGATATCTCCTCGACGATCCAGCCGGCCTTTTGCAGCCGCTTGCCGGCATCGGCGACCGCAGCGACCACCTCGGGCACCGGGTTGAGGCCATCCGGATTGAGACACATCGCCACGCGTTTTTCCCGCGGCGCGCCGTCCAGCGGCACCGGCGCGTACCAAGGATCGCGATAGTCCGGCGCCGACATCGCCGCGAGTGAGATGCGCAGGTCGTTGACGGTGCGCGCCAGCGGCCCAGAGACCGCAGAGATCTGCGGGCCGATCGGACGCTCCGGCAGCGCAGCGTTGAAGGCGGGGATACGGCCCAGGCTCGGCCGCAGGCCGTGCACGCCGCAGGCATAGGCCGGATAGCGGATCGATCCGGCGATATCGGTGCCATGCGCGATATGGCCGATGCCGGCCGCGACCGCTGAGCCCGCGCCGCCCGACGAGCCGCCCGGCGTGATGCCGGGATCGCGCGGGTTCTTGGTGTCGCCGTGGATGAGATTGGTGGTGAACCAACGATAGGACACCGCCGGGCAGTTGGTGCGGCCGAGCAGCACGGCGCCCGCCTTGCGCAGATTGGCGACCACAGGGTTGTCGGTCTTGGCGATCAGGTCGCGCTGCGCCTTCAGCCCGTTGGTGGTGGCATAGCCTTCCTGGTCGACATTGACCTTGATCGTGACGGGCACGCCGGCGAGCGGGCCGACCGCCTCGCCGCACGCGATCGCAGCATCGACCGCGGCGGCCTGTGCCAGCACGTCGTCCGGGCGGTGATCGACCACCGCATTGATCTTCGGGTTGACTGCATCGAGCCGGGCAAGCCCCGCCTGCGCCGCCTCCTTGGCCGAAACCTGCTTCGATTTGATGAGGCCGGCGAGTTCGGTCGCCGACAGACGCCAAAGATCCTGCATAAGACACTCCGTATGACGGAGCTTCTTTAGCGCCACGCGGAGGACAAGGCCAGCGGCCGGCGGCCCGAGGTCTCAGCGGACGCGGGCGATGTAATAGGCGAGATCGGCGATCTGCTCCTTGGTCACCGTCTGCATCACGTCGGCCATGGTGGCATCATAGCCGTGGCGCGAGTTGTCCTTGTACTCGGCGAGCGTCTTGGCGAGGTAGTCCTCGCGCTGGTTGGCGATGCGCGGGACGTTCTCCTTGCCCGAAAAATCGGTGTTGTGGCAGGTGTTGCAGCGGTTCTGCTGCACCAGCGCCTGGCCTTTCCCCATCCGCGCCGGATCGCCGGCGTCCGCGGGCGGATTGGGCTTCGGCAAGGTGGCGATGAAATCGGAGAAGGTCCTGAGGTCGTCGTCGGTCAGCGGCTTCGCCATCTCGTTCATCGGCTCGAAGGTGCGCAGCTTCTCGCGGAACATGAAGAGCTGGATCAGCGCGTAAGGCGCCTGCTGGCCACCGAGCGAGGGCGTGTTCTCGGTCTCCGACGTGCCGTGCTCGCCATGGCAGGCGAAGCAGGTGACGGTGCGTTCCTGGATGGTTTCGGCGTTTGCGGAGAAGGCGACGGATGCAAGGAGCATAGGGATCATCATCTTACGCATTCGTCTGCTCCTGACTCCTACAGGGTCATTCCGGGCTGGTGCGCAAGCACCAGACCCGGAATCTCGAGATTCTCAGATGCGCAATTGCGCATCATAGTTCGATGCTTCGCATCGCCCCGGAATGACGGCGGTGTCGTTACTGGTTCGCGACCTTCGGCTTGCCGTAGCTGACGCGGTAGACCGCGCCGTTCCAGTCGTCGGAGACGAGCAGCGAGCCGTCCTTCAGCAGCATCACGTCGACCGGGCGGCCGACATATTTGTTGTCCTCGAGGAAGCCGGTCATGAACGGCTCGACCGATTTCACGGTGCCGTCCTTGTTCAGCTTGACGACGACGACGTCACCGCCCTGTTTCTGCGTCTTGTTCCAGGAGCCGTGGCGCGCGACGAAGATCGCGTTCTTATAGGACTTCGGGAACATGTTGCCGGTGTAGAAGCGCATGCCCAATGAGGCGGTATGCGGGCCCATCAGGCCGACCGGCGGCGTGTAGTCCTTGCAGTTCTTGCCCCAGCCGAGCTCCTGGTCGATGATGTTGCCCTGCCAGCAGAACGGCGCGCCGAAATCCTCGCCGGCCTTGGTGACGCGGTTGAGCTCGTCCTCCGGCACCGACTCCGACAGCCAGTCGCGACCGTTGTCGGTGAAGTACATCTGCTTGTTCTCGGGATTCCAGTCGAAGCCGACCGAGTTGCGCACGCCGAGCGCGTAGACCTCGGCGCCTGAGCCATCGAGATTCATGCGGCGGATCTGGCCGTGGGCGTCGTCATGCAGCACGTCGTTGCCGGGCTGGCCGACCGGGACGTAGAGCTTGTTGTCCGGACCGATGGCGATGAACTTCCAGCCATGGGCCTCGTCCTTCGGCAGCTTGTCATAGATCACGGTCGGCTTCGGCGGGTTGTCGAGCACATCGTCGATCTTGTCGATCTTGGAGACCTGCGACAGCTCGGCGATGTAGAGCGTGCCGTCCTTGAAGGCGACACCGTTCGGACGGTAGAGGCCGGAGGCGATCACCTTGACCGAGCGTTTGCCGTCCTTGTTGACGATGGCATAGACCTTGTCGACCAGTCGGCTGCCGACGAACACGGTGCCCTTGTCGCTGAGCGCCAGCGAGCGCGCGTTGGCCATGCCGGCGGCGTAGACCTCGACATTGAAGCCGGCCGGCACCTTGAGCTTGGCCAGCGGCAGCTTGTCGGGCGCGGCCGGGATCGGCGGACCCGCCACCGGCGCGAGCTTTGCGGCGGCCTCATTGTCCGGACGTCCGATCATGGGCGAGCCGGGCGGCAGCGCCTGCGCAGCTGGCGCGGCACCTGCGGCTGGCGGGCTGGCCGGCTGCTGCGCCGCAGCATGCAGCGTGAAAGCCCCGAACACAGCGCCTGCAAGCAACAGGCTGCGCGGCGCAAAGTAATAATTTGTCATGATGTTCTCCCCTGGGCGGAAGCCATCTTCCTTGCACCGGTCCTCTCAACCGGCGCTGGCGGCCTTCCCGCAGGTAGTTGTGCGAATTTGTCCGGACAAATGCAATCGGAAACATAACGACGCCGGCGCGGGCGGCCGGTGCGCGGCGCGCGACCCGACGCGTCGCGCTCAACCGATCAATGTCTGGTGATCGAGCGGTCCGGGCGATCGAGGATTGCTTCCGTGAACGGGAACTCGAGCACGATCTCACCCTCGTCGTCGGTCACCTCGATCACCGCACTGAGCAGCGCGCCGTCGGCACCTTCGGTCTTGAGCAGCTCACGAATCATGGCACGCGCCATTTCCCAGGCGCGATCCGGGTCCCGCAGGATCTCGCCGTCGGGATCGGAAATCAGCTCGTCGCCGATACGGGTGTTGAAGAAATAGCGTGGCATCGGCAGAACTCGGCTCAAGTTGAGCGCCCGCCTCCGCCTGCGGGGCGCAAATCGTCATCAGGACCTTCGGAGGATACAGGCTTCCCCACTCCGTCCCCAAACATCACTATTCACCCCATCGCGAACAACAGGAAAAAGGTCTGATGTGATGGGCTTTTCAAGGCACGGTGCGCACAACTGCGTGAGCGGGCCAAAGGCCGCATTTTGCGATGCAGCATTCGCGCGACAGAGCAACCTTGCAAAAGATTTAACTGGCGAACTTTTTCATCCGCAGTAGTTTAACCCGCAGGGCGGAAGTTCGTCCGGTTGCAACAATGGAGAGCCACATGGCCTGGAAAGCACCGAAGATCGTCGAAGTGTCGGTCGGCATGGAAATCAACATGTATATGTGCGCCACCCGCAAGTAAGCGGTCGCGCCCAATACAGGTTTAGCGTTCAGCGCAGGTGGACATCCGGGCGTGACCCGCTCCCGAGCAAGGGAGTGTGTTTCCAAGCCGGGGTCCACCTCGCAGCGTTTTGGGATTGATTCAAGACATTCTCCGGGGGACGGATCATGCTTCGCGTCGTCGTCCTCGGCGCCGCAGCGGGTGGCGGCGTTCCGCAGTGGAACTGCGGATGCCCGGTTTGCAGGGCCGCGCGGCACGAGCATCCGGAATTG from Bradyrhizobium genosp. L includes:
- the pqqA gene encoding pyrroloquinoline quinone precursor peptide PqqA — encoded protein: MAWKAPKIVEVSVGMEINMYMCATRK
- a CDS encoding c-type cytochrome, encoding MLLASVAFSANAETIQERTVTCFACHGEHGTSETENTPSLGGQQAPYALIQLFMFREKLRTFEPMNEMAKPLTDDDLRTFSDFIATLPKPNPPADAGDPARMGKGQALVQQNRCNTCHNTDFSGKENVPRIANQREDYLAKTLAEYKDNSRHGYDATMADVMQTVTKEQIADLAYYIARVR
- a CDS encoding DUF6894 family protein, translated to MPRYFFNTRIGDELISDPDGEILRDPDRAWEMARAMIRELLKTEGADGALLSAVIEVTDDEGEIVLEFPFTEAILDRPDRSITRH
- a CDS encoding PQQ-dependent sugar dehydrogenase: MTNYYFAPRSLLLAGAVFGAFTLHAAAQQPASPPAAGAAPAAQALPPGSPMIGRPDNEAAAKLAPVAGPPIPAAPDKLPLAKLKVPAGFNVEVYAAGMANARSLALSDKGTVFVGSRLVDKVYAIVNKDGKRSVKVIASGLYRPNGVAFKDGTLYIAELSQVSKIDKIDDVLDNPPKPTVIYDKLPKDEAHGWKFIAIGPDNKLYVPVGQPGNDVLHDDAHGQIRRMNLDGSGAEVYALGVRNSVGFDWNPENKQMYFTDNGRDWLSESVPEDELNRVTKAGEDFGAPFCWQGNIIDQELGWGKNCKDYTPPVGLMGPHTASLGMRFYTGNMFPKSYKNAIFVARHGSWNKTQKQGGDVVVVKLNKDGTVKSVEPFMTGFLEDNKYVGRPVDVMLLKDGSLLVSDDWNGAVYRVSYGKPKVANQ
- a CDS encoding amidase family protein — its product is MQDLWRLSATELAGLIKSKQVSAKEAAQAGLARLDAVNPKINAVVDHRPDDVLAQAAAVDAAIACGEAVGPLAGVPVTIKVNVDQEGYATTNGLKAQRDLIAKTDNPVVANLRKAGAVLLGRTNCPAVSYRWFTTNLIHGDTKNPRDPGITPGGSSGGAGSAVAAGIGHIAHGTDIAGSIRYPAYACGVHGLRPSLGRIPAFNAALPERPIGPQISAVSGPLARTVNDLRISLAAMSAPDYRDPWYAPVPLDGAPREKRVAMCLNPDGLNPVPEVVAAVADAGKRLQKAGWIVEEISDTPSLREAAEIQTRLWLGDGYEAQLAFAEREGDPGALACLRGVGPRVHPFDLSQALARRATLTREWFAFFDKYPVLLMPVSGELPFPDHLDRKDEASFARVWHAQLPQIAIPFMGLPGLVISTGLVGRIPVGVQLVAGRYREDLCLAAGEAVEAGGTPSAPIDPVV